One region of Oryza sativa Japonica Group chromosome 5, ASM3414082v1 genomic DNA includes:
- the LOC9270017 gene encoding SAC3 family protein A isoform X6, translated as MIHKGMFRFRETIRVWQAVHLIMLSQLWAQKMRLILTCLTQVHFNMGTLLQNMQTIIIVTHKLQMVLLSSKEEQINIQTAPGYGTSNSYYQNSTWNGGSFENNYAQSYQNYPSSNTNTVQHSISVPTNSFSYQQQYNQWPYYYNHTVPNPAGDPVGNSNSIVNTTSSYSYPSIQPPPPGTTSWKSNSSSSIAPPIQASGGPGPQDQYINQAHAPVLENQYAGQVAGNPRSQNHYASQTPACPQSTVNLNPVQQSNHGDQQNTVFIATENSSENKMQVPRIAPGFSMVIPKSEKKILGADLSKKPAYVSVSMVKNDARSLPFSLHNYATRNLNCCKDEAQKAACQSMIEEIKNSAIADGTLLTKNWDTEPLLPLVQNVATIPETSANNSSPSLSTSTNRRRQKSRWEPVVEEKVTDKVEPVKGLVNGTTHNNLEAKNRMSNNWDSRKFFQSHHATANKVSQRPAKKQKISSYSDQMQNGNASSDSDKEQDLTKYYASATALANSPEEKKRREHRSKRFEKNQNSSSKSRNSAASKDVMANIHARRAVSALLARSCEDGTTLAVEDMDWDALTVKGTCQEIEKRYLRLTSAPDPATVRPEHVLEKALSMVETSQKNYLYKCDQLKSIRQDLTVQRIQNELTVKVYETHARLAMQAGDLPEYNQCQSQLKRLYAEGIKGCYFEFSAYNLLCVMLHSNNKRDLLSSLARLSKQAKQDEAVKHALAVHSAVSSGNYVLFFKLYKQAPNLNSCLMDLYVERMRFEAVKCMSKSYRPTIPVGYVAQILGFSRIDSEASEECEMWLKAHGAILSIDNSRDLQLDTKASTTTLYMPEPENAVAHGDASLAVNDFLART; from the exons ATGATCCACAAAGGGATGTTTCGGTTTCGGGAGACAATCAGAGTGTGGCAAGCAGTGCACCTCATAATGCTCAGCCAACTATGGGCACAGAAAATGCGACTCATTCTCACATGCCTTACTCAAGTTCACTTCAACATGGGTACACTGCTGCAGAATATGCAAACTATTATTATAGTTACCCACAAACTACAAATGGTTCTTCTGTCCAGCAAGGAGGAACAAATCAACATTCAG ACTGCTCCAGGATATGGAACTAGCAATAGCTATTATCAGAACAGCACCTGGAATGGTGGAAGCTTTGAAAATAATTATGCTCAGTCATATCAGAACTACCCGTCATCCAATACCAACACAGTACAGCATTCCATTTCAGTGCCTACCAATTCTTTCTCATACCAACAGCAGTACAACCAATGGCCATACTATTACAATCACACCGTGCCAAATCCTGCTGGTGATCCAGTCGGGAACAGTAACTCAATTGTTAACACTACTTCTAGCTACTCCTATCCCAGTATCCAGCCACCTCCTCCAGGAACTACATCATGGAAAAGTAATTCAAGTTCTTCTATTGCGCCTCCTATTCAG GCTTCAGGTGGTCCAGGGCCTCAAGATCAATATATCAACCAGGCGCACGCTCCGGTGTTGGAAAACCAGTATGCTGGCCAGGTAGCAGGTAACCCAAGGTCTCAAAACCATTATGCCAGCCAGACACCAGCCTGCCCACAGAGCACTGTGAATTTGAACCCCGTTCAGCAAAGCAATCATGGCGATCAACAAAATACT gtttttattgcaaccgaaAATTCAAGTGAAAACAAAATGCAGGTTCCTCGAATTGCTCCAGGTTTTTCTATGGTAATACCAAAGAGCGAGAAGAAAATTTTAGGTGCTGATTTGTCAAAGAAGCCTGCTTATGTTAGTGTTTCCATGGTGAAGAATGATGCT AGATCACTCCCTTTTTCATTACATAATTATGCTACGAGGAATCTCAACTGTTGCAAGGATGAGGCCCAGAAGGCTGCTTGCCAGAGTATGATAGAAGAG ATAAAAAACAGCGCCATTGCTGATGGAACCCTTCTTACTAAGAATTGGGACACTGAGCCACTGCTTCCTTTGGTACAAAATGTTGCAACCATTCCAGAAACAAG TGCAAACAATTCAAGTCCCTCCTTGTCGACATCTACCAATAGGAGACGCCAAAAAAGTAGGTGGGAGCCTGTTGTGGAGGAAAAGGTTACAGATAAGGTGGAACCGGTAAAAGGGTTGGTGAATGGTACCACCCACAATAATTTGGAAGCCAAAAACAGAATG AGTAATAACTGGGATTCCAGAAAATTTTTCCAGTCTCATCATGCGACTGCAAACAAAGTCAGTCAGCGGCCTGCCAAGAAGCAAAAGATCAGCAGTTACTCAGATCAAATGCAAAATGGAAATGCTTCAAGTGATAGTGATAAGGAGCAGGATCTAACCAAATATTATGCCAGTGCAACCGCACTAGCAAATTCACCTGAGGAGAAGAAGCGCAGGGAGCATAGGTCAAAGCGTTTTGAGAAGAACCAGAATTCATCATCTAAATCGAGGAATTCTGCAGCAAGTAAAGATGTAATGGCTAATATACATGCACGAAGAGCTGTTTCAGCTCTTCTTGCCAGAAGCTGTGAAGATGGCACTACCTTGGCTGTGGAGGATATGGATTGGGATGCATTGACAGTAAAGGGGACATGCCAAGAAATTGAGAAACGATATCTCCGGCTTACATCAGCACCTGATCCTGCCACA GTAAGACCGGAGCATGTCTTGGAGAAGGCCCTTTCCATGGTTGAAACATCTCAAAAGAATTATCTTTATAAATGTGATCAACTGAAGTCTATTCGCCAAGATCTCACAGTTCAGAGAATCCAGAATGAACTTACTGTCAAG GTTTATGAAACTCATGCACGTTTAGCAATGCAGGCAGGTGACCTACCTGAATATAACCAG TGCCAGTCACAACTGAAGAGGCTATATGCAGAGGGAATCAAGGGCTGTTACTTTGAATTCTCTGCGTACAATTTACTCTGTGTCATGTTGCACTCTAATAATAAACGAGACTTGCTGTCATCATTGGCAAG GTTATCGAAACAAGCCAAACAAGATGAAGCTGTCAAGCATGCCCTTGCAGTTCATTCTGCTGTTTCATCTGGAAACTATGTCCTATTTTTCAAACTATACAAGCAGGCACCGAACTTGAATTCTTGCCTCATGG ATCTATATGTGGAGCGAATGCGTTTTGAGGCTGTAAAATGCATGTCTAAATCATATCGCCCGACTATACCAGTGGGATATGTTGCACAAATTTTGGGATTCTCAAGAATTGATAGTGAAGCATCAGAAGAGTGTGAAATGTGGTTAAAAGCTCATGGTGCTATTCTTTCAATAGACAACAGCAGAGACTTGCAATTAGACACGAAG GCTTCTACTACTACACTTTACATGCCAGAGCCAGAGAATGCCGTCGCACATGGTGATGCCTCACTTGCAGTTAATGACTTTTTGGCGCGGACATAG
- the LOC9270017 gene encoding SAC3 family protein A isoform X5 — MIHKGMFRFRETIRVWQAVHLIMLSQLWAQKMRLILTCLTQVHFNMGTLLQNMQTIIIVTHKLQMVLLSSKEEQINIQTAPGYGTSNSYYQNSTWNGGSFENNYAQSYQNYPSSNTNTVQHSISVPTNSFSYQQQYNQWPYYYNHTVPNPAGDPVGNSNSIVNTTSSYSYPSIQPPPPGTTSWKSNSSSSIAPPIQASGGPGPQDQYINQAHAPVLENQYAGQVAGNPRSQNHYASQTPACPQSTVNLNPVQQSNHGDQQNTVFIATENSSENKMQVPRIAPGFSMVIPKSEKKILGADLSKKPAYVSVSMVKNDARSLPFSLHNYATRNLNCCKDEAQKAACQSMIEEIKNSAIADGTLLTKNWDTEPLLPLVQNVATIPETSSANNSSPSLSTSTNRRRQKSRWEPVVEEKVTDKVEPVKGLVNGTTHNNLEAKNRMSNNWDSRKFFQSHHATANKVSQRPAKKQKISSYSDQMQNGNASSDSDKEQDLTKYYASATALANSPEEKKRREHRSKRFEKNQNSSSKSRNSAASKDVMANIHARRAVSALLARSCEDGTTLAVEDMDWDALTVKGTCQEIEKRYLRLTSAPDPATVRPEHVLEKALSMVETSQKNYLYKCDQLKSIRQDLTVQRIQNELTVKVYETHARLAMQAGDLPEYNQCQSQLKRLYAEGIKGCYFEFSAYNLLCVMLHSNNKRDLLSSLARLSKQAKQDEAVKHALAVHSAVSSGNYVLFFKLYKQAPNLNSCLMDLYVERMRFEAVKCMSKSYRPTIPVGYVAQILGFSRIDSEASEECEMWLKAHGAILSIDNSRDLQLDTKASTTTLYMPEPENAVAHGDASLAVNDFLART, encoded by the exons ATGATCCACAAAGGGATGTTTCGGTTTCGGGAGACAATCAGAGTGTGGCAAGCAGTGCACCTCATAATGCTCAGCCAACTATGGGCACAGAAAATGCGACTCATTCTCACATGCCTTACTCAAGTTCACTTCAACATGGGTACACTGCTGCAGAATATGCAAACTATTATTATAGTTACCCACAAACTACAAATGGTTCTTCTGTCCAGCAAGGAGGAACAAATCAACATTCAG ACTGCTCCAGGATATGGAACTAGCAATAGCTATTATCAGAACAGCACCTGGAATGGTGGAAGCTTTGAAAATAATTATGCTCAGTCATATCAGAACTACCCGTCATCCAATACCAACACAGTACAGCATTCCATTTCAGTGCCTACCAATTCTTTCTCATACCAACAGCAGTACAACCAATGGCCATACTATTACAATCACACCGTGCCAAATCCTGCTGGTGATCCAGTCGGGAACAGTAACTCAATTGTTAACACTACTTCTAGCTACTCCTATCCCAGTATCCAGCCACCTCCTCCAGGAACTACATCATGGAAAAGTAATTCAAGTTCTTCTATTGCGCCTCCTATTCAG GCTTCAGGTGGTCCAGGGCCTCAAGATCAATATATCAACCAGGCGCACGCTCCGGTGTTGGAAAACCAGTATGCTGGCCAGGTAGCAGGTAACCCAAGGTCTCAAAACCATTATGCCAGCCAGACACCAGCCTGCCCACAGAGCACTGTGAATTTGAACCCCGTTCAGCAAAGCAATCATGGCGATCAACAAAATACT gtttttattgcaaccgaaAATTCAAGTGAAAACAAAATGCAGGTTCCTCGAATTGCTCCAGGTTTTTCTATGGTAATACCAAAGAGCGAGAAGAAAATTTTAGGTGCTGATTTGTCAAAGAAGCCTGCTTATGTTAGTGTTTCCATGGTGAAGAATGATGCT AGATCACTCCCTTTTTCATTACATAATTATGCTACGAGGAATCTCAACTGTTGCAAGGATGAGGCCCAGAAGGCTGCTTGCCAGAGTATGATAGAAGAG ATAAAAAACAGCGCCATTGCTGATGGAACCCTTCTTACTAAGAATTGGGACACTGAGCCACTGCTTCCTTTGGTACAAAATGTTGCAACCATTCCAGAAACAAG CAGTGCAAACAATTCAAGTCCCTCCTTGTCGACATCTACCAATAGGAGACGCCAAAAAAGTAGGTGGGAGCCTGTTGTGGAGGAAAAGGTTACAGATAAGGTGGAACCGGTAAAAGGGTTGGTGAATGGTACCACCCACAATAATTTGGAAGCCAAAAACAGAATG AGTAATAACTGGGATTCCAGAAAATTTTTCCAGTCTCATCATGCGACTGCAAACAAAGTCAGTCAGCGGCCTGCCAAGAAGCAAAAGATCAGCAGTTACTCAGATCAAATGCAAAATGGAAATGCTTCAAGTGATAGTGATAAGGAGCAGGATCTAACCAAATATTATGCCAGTGCAACCGCACTAGCAAATTCACCTGAGGAGAAGAAGCGCAGGGAGCATAGGTCAAAGCGTTTTGAGAAGAACCAGAATTCATCATCTAAATCGAGGAATTCTGCAGCAAGTAAAGATGTAATGGCTAATATACATGCACGAAGAGCTGTTTCAGCTCTTCTTGCCAGAAGCTGTGAAGATGGCACTACCTTGGCTGTGGAGGATATGGATTGGGATGCATTGACAGTAAAGGGGACATGCCAAGAAATTGAGAAACGATATCTCCGGCTTACATCAGCACCTGATCCTGCCACA GTAAGACCGGAGCATGTCTTGGAGAAGGCCCTTTCCATGGTTGAAACATCTCAAAAGAATTATCTTTATAAATGTGATCAACTGAAGTCTATTCGCCAAGATCTCACAGTTCAGAGAATCCAGAATGAACTTACTGTCAAG GTTTATGAAACTCATGCACGTTTAGCAATGCAGGCAGGTGACCTACCTGAATATAACCAG TGCCAGTCACAACTGAAGAGGCTATATGCAGAGGGAATCAAGGGCTGTTACTTTGAATTCTCTGCGTACAATTTACTCTGTGTCATGTTGCACTCTAATAATAAACGAGACTTGCTGTCATCATTGGCAAG GTTATCGAAACAAGCCAAACAAGATGAAGCTGTCAAGCATGCCCTTGCAGTTCATTCTGCTGTTTCATCTGGAAACTATGTCCTATTTTTCAAACTATACAAGCAGGCACCGAACTTGAATTCTTGCCTCATGG ATCTATATGTGGAGCGAATGCGTTTTGAGGCTGTAAAATGCATGTCTAAATCATATCGCCCGACTATACCAGTGGGATATGTTGCACAAATTTTGGGATTCTCAAGAATTGATAGTGAAGCATCAGAAGAGTGTGAAATGTGGTTAAAAGCTCATGGTGCTATTCTTTCAATAGACAACAGCAGAGACTTGCAATTAGACACGAAG GCTTCTACTACTACACTTTACATGCCAGAGCCAGAGAATGCCGTCGCACATGGTGATGCCTCACTTGCAGTTAATGACTTTTTGGCGCGGACATAG
- the LOC9270017 gene encoding SAC3 family protein A isoform X4 — protein sequence MMASHGAGVVAAGSDAAPAEVSIVGQTNPSTYPPLALGHHSWSSSTGAATVPWSYPVNNQSQDTVYYDPQRDVSVSGDNQSVASSAPHNAQPTMGTENATHSHMPYSSSLQHGYTAAEYANYYYSYPQTTNGSSVQQGGTNQHSGAAHQPLTSFQNSESYVGPTSNTYYNAGGHQTAPGYGTSNSYYQNSTWNGGSFENNYAQSYQNYPSSNTNTVQHSISVPTNSFSYQQQYNQWPYYYNHTVPNPAGDPVGNSNSIVNTTSSYSYPSIQPPPPGTTSWKSNSSSSIAPPIQASGGPGPQDQYINQAHAPVLENQYAGQVAGNPRSQNHYASQTPACPQSTVNLNPVQQSNHGDQQNTVPRIAPGFSMVIPKSEKKILGADLSKKPAYVSVSMVKNDARSLPFSLHNYATRNLNCCKDEAQKAACQSMIEEIKNSAIADGTLLTKNWDTEPLLPLVQNVATIPETSANNSSPSLSTSTNRRRQKSRWEPVVEEKVTDKVEPVKGLVNGTTHNNLEAKNRMSNNWDSRKFFQSHHATANKVSQRPAKKQKISSYSDQMQNGNASSDSDKEQDLTKYYASATALANSPEEKKRREHRSKRFEKNQNSSSKSRNSAASKDVMANIHARRAVSALLARSCEDGTTLAVEDMDWDALTVKGTCQEIEKRYLRLTSAPDPATVRPEHVLEKALSMVETSQKNYLYKCDQLKSIRQDLTVQRIQNELTVKVYETHARLAMQAGDLPEYNQCQSQLKRLYAEGIKGCYFEFSAYNLLCVMLHSNNKRDLLSSLARLSKQAKQDEAVKHALAVHSAVSSGNYVLFFKLYKQAPNLNSCLMDLYVERMRFEAVKCMSKSYRPTIPVGYVAQILGFSRIDSEASEECEMWLKAHGAILSIDNSRDLQLDTKASTTTLYMPEPENAVAHGDASLAVNDFLART from the exons ATGATGGCGAGCCACGGCGCCGGGGTGGTGGCTGCTGGATCCGATGCCGCTCCTGCCGAG GTCAGCATTGTGGGGCAGACAAATCCATCTACTTATCCACCTTTAGCTTTAGGGCATCATTCATGGTCCTCTTCAACTGGGGCAGCTACAGTCCCGTGGAGCTATCCAGTGAACAATCAAAGCCAAGATACAGTTTACTATGATCCACAAAGGGATGTTTCGGTTTCGGGAGACAATCAGAGTGTGGCAAGCAGTGCACCTCATAATGCTCAGCCAACTATGGGCACAGAAAATGCGACTCATTCTCACATGCCTTACTCAAGTTCACTTCAACATGGGTACACTGCTGCAGAATATGCAAACTATTATTATAGTTACCCACAAACTACAAATGGTTCTTCTGTCCAGCAAGGAGGAACAAATCAACATTCAGGTGCAGCTCATCAGCCTCTTACTtcatttcagaattcagagtCTTACGTTGGTCCCACAAGTAACACATATTACAATGCTGGTGGTCATCAGACTGCTCCAGGATATGGAACTAGCAATAGCTATTATCAGAACAGCACCTGGAATGGTGGAAGCTTTGAAAATAATTATGCTCAGTCATATCAGAACTACCCGTCATCCAATACCAACACAGTACAGCATTCCATTTCAGTGCCTACCAATTCTTTCTCATACCAACAGCAGTACAACCAATGGCCATACTATTACAATCACACCGTGCCAAATCCTGCTGGTGATCCAGTCGGGAACAGTAACTCAATTGTTAACACTACTTCTAGCTACTCCTATCCCAGTATCCAGCCACCTCCTCCAGGAACTACATCATGGAAAAGTAATTCAAGTTCTTCTATTGCGCCTCCTATTCAG GCTTCAGGTGGTCCAGGGCCTCAAGATCAATATATCAACCAGGCGCACGCTCCGGTGTTGGAAAACCAGTATGCTGGCCAGGTAGCAGGTAACCCAAGGTCTCAAAACCATTATGCCAGCCAGACACCAGCCTGCCCACAGAGCACTGTGAATTTGAACCCCGTTCAGCAAAGCAATCATGGCGATCAACAAAATACT GTTCCTCGAATTGCTCCAGGTTTTTCTATGGTAATACCAAAGAGCGAGAAGAAAATTTTAGGTGCTGATTTGTCAAAGAAGCCTGCTTATGTTAGTGTTTCCATGGTGAAGAATGATGCT AGATCACTCCCTTTTTCATTACATAATTATGCTACGAGGAATCTCAACTGTTGCAAGGATGAGGCCCAGAAGGCTGCTTGCCAGAGTATGATAGAAGAG ATAAAAAACAGCGCCATTGCTGATGGAACCCTTCTTACTAAGAATTGGGACACTGAGCCACTGCTTCCTTTGGTACAAAATGTTGCAACCATTCCAGAAACAAG TGCAAACAATTCAAGTCCCTCCTTGTCGACATCTACCAATAGGAGACGCCAAAAAAGTAGGTGGGAGCCTGTTGTGGAGGAAAAGGTTACAGATAAGGTGGAACCGGTAAAAGGGTTGGTGAATGGTACCACCCACAATAATTTGGAAGCCAAAAACAGAATG AGTAATAACTGGGATTCCAGAAAATTTTTCCAGTCTCATCATGCGACTGCAAACAAAGTCAGTCAGCGGCCTGCCAAGAAGCAAAAGATCAGCAGTTACTCAGATCAAATGCAAAATGGAAATGCTTCAAGTGATAGTGATAAGGAGCAGGATCTAACCAAATATTATGCCAGTGCAACCGCACTAGCAAATTCACCTGAGGAGAAGAAGCGCAGGGAGCATAGGTCAAAGCGTTTTGAGAAGAACCAGAATTCATCATCTAAATCGAGGAATTCTGCAGCAAGTAAAGATGTAATGGCTAATATACATGCACGAAGAGCTGTTTCAGCTCTTCTTGCCAGAAGCTGTGAAGATGGCACTACCTTGGCTGTGGAGGATATGGATTGGGATGCATTGACAGTAAAGGGGACATGCCAAGAAATTGAGAAACGATATCTCCGGCTTACATCAGCACCTGATCCTGCCACA GTAAGACCGGAGCATGTCTTGGAGAAGGCCCTTTCCATGGTTGAAACATCTCAAAAGAATTATCTTTATAAATGTGATCAACTGAAGTCTATTCGCCAAGATCTCACAGTTCAGAGAATCCAGAATGAACTTACTGTCAAG GTTTATGAAACTCATGCACGTTTAGCAATGCAGGCAGGTGACCTACCTGAATATAACCAG TGCCAGTCACAACTGAAGAGGCTATATGCAGAGGGAATCAAGGGCTGTTACTTTGAATTCTCTGCGTACAATTTACTCTGTGTCATGTTGCACTCTAATAATAAACGAGACTTGCTGTCATCATTGGCAAG GTTATCGAAACAAGCCAAACAAGATGAAGCTGTCAAGCATGCCCTTGCAGTTCATTCTGCTGTTTCATCTGGAAACTATGTCCTATTTTTCAAACTATACAAGCAGGCACCGAACTTGAATTCTTGCCTCATGG ATCTATATGTGGAGCGAATGCGTTTTGAGGCTGTAAAATGCATGTCTAAATCATATCGCCCGACTATACCAGTGGGATATGTTGCACAAATTTTGGGATTCTCAAGAATTGATAGTGAAGCATCAGAAGAGTGTGAAATGTGGTTAAAAGCTCATGGTGCTATTCTTTCAATAGACAACAGCAGAGACTTGCAATTAGACACGAAG GCTTCTACTACTACACTTTACATGCCAGAGCCAGAGAATGCCGTCGCACATGGTGATGCCTCACTTGCAGTTAATGACTTTTTGGCGCGGACATAG
- the LOC9270017 gene encoding SAC3 family protein A isoform X3: MMASHGAGVVAAGSDAAPAEVSIVGQTNPSTYPPLALGHHSWSSSTGAATVPWSYPVNNQSQDTVYYDPQRDVSVSGDNQSVASSAPHNAQPTMGTENATHSHMPYSSSLQHGYTAAEYANYYYSYPQTTNGSSVQQGGTNQHSGAAHQPLTSFQNSESYVGPTSNTYYNAGGHQTAPGYGTSNSYYQNSTWNGGSFENNYAQSYQNYPSSNTNTVQHSISVPTNSFSYQQQYNQWPYYYNHTVPNPAGDPVGNSNSIVNTTSSYSYPSIQPPPPGTTSWKSNSSSSIAPPIQASGGPGPQDQYINQAHAPVLENQYAGQVAGNPRSQNHYASQTPACPQSTVNLNPVQQSNHGDQQNTVPRIAPGFSMVIPKSEKKILGADLSKKPAYVSVSMVKNDARSLPFSLHNYATRNLNCCKDEAQKAACQSMIEEIKNSAIADGTLLTKNWDTEPLLPLVQNVATIPETSSANNSSPSLSTSTNRRRQKSRWEPVVEEKVTDKVEPVKGLVNGTTHNNLEAKNRMSNNWDSRKFFQSHHATANKVSQRPAKKQKISSYSDQMQNGNASSDSDKEQDLTKYYASATALANSPEEKKRREHRSKRFEKNQNSSSKSRNSAASKDVMANIHARRAVSALLARSCEDGTTLAVEDMDWDALTVKGTCQEIEKRYLRLTSAPDPATVRPEHVLEKALSMVETSQKNYLYKCDQLKSIRQDLTVQRIQNELTVKVYETHARLAMQAGDLPEYNQCQSQLKRLYAEGIKGCYFEFSAYNLLCVMLHSNNKRDLLSSLARLSKQAKQDEAVKHALAVHSAVSSGNYVLFFKLYKQAPNLNSCLMDLYVERMRFEAVKCMSKSYRPTIPVGYVAQILGFSRIDSEASEECEMWLKAHGAILSIDNSRDLQLDTKASTTTLYMPEPENAVAHGDASLAVNDFLART; encoded by the exons ATGATGGCGAGCCACGGCGCCGGGGTGGTGGCTGCTGGATCCGATGCCGCTCCTGCCGAG GTCAGCATTGTGGGGCAGACAAATCCATCTACTTATCCACCTTTAGCTTTAGGGCATCATTCATGGTCCTCTTCAACTGGGGCAGCTACAGTCCCGTGGAGCTATCCAGTGAACAATCAAAGCCAAGATACAGTTTACTATGATCCACAAAGGGATGTTTCGGTTTCGGGAGACAATCAGAGTGTGGCAAGCAGTGCACCTCATAATGCTCAGCCAACTATGGGCACAGAAAATGCGACTCATTCTCACATGCCTTACTCAAGTTCACTTCAACATGGGTACACTGCTGCAGAATATGCAAACTATTATTATAGTTACCCACAAACTACAAATGGTTCTTCTGTCCAGCAAGGAGGAACAAATCAACATTCAGGTGCAGCTCATCAGCCTCTTACTtcatttcagaattcagagtCTTACGTTGGTCCCACAAGTAACACATATTACAATGCTGGTGGTCATCAGACTGCTCCAGGATATGGAACTAGCAATAGCTATTATCAGAACAGCACCTGGAATGGTGGAAGCTTTGAAAATAATTATGCTCAGTCATATCAGAACTACCCGTCATCCAATACCAACACAGTACAGCATTCCATTTCAGTGCCTACCAATTCTTTCTCATACCAACAGCAGTACAACCAATGGCCATACTATTACAATCACACCGTGCCAAATCCTGCTGGTGATCCAGTCGGGAACAGTAACTCAATTGTTAACACTACTTCTAGCTACTCCTATCCCAGTATCCAGCCACCTCCTCCAGGAACTACATCATGGAAAAGTAATTCAAGTTCTTCTATTGCGCCTCCTATTCAG GCTTCAGGTGGTCCAGGGCCTCAAGATCAATATATCAACCAGGCGCACGCTCCGGTGTTGGAAAACCAGTATGCTGGCCAGGTAGCAGGTAACCCAAGGTCTCAAAACCATTATGCCAGCCAGACACCAGCCTGCCCACAGAGCACTGTGAATTTGAACCCCGTTCAGCAAAGCAATCATGGCGATCAACAAAATACT GTTCCTCGAATTGCTCCAGGTTTTTCTATGGTAATACCAAAGAGCGAGAAGAAAATTTTAGGTGCTGATTTGTCAAAGAAGCCTGCTTATGTTAGTGTTTCCATGGTGAAGAATGATGCT AGATCACTCCCTTTTTCATTACATAATTATGCTACGAGGAATCTCAACTGTTGCAAGGATGAGGCCCAGAAGGCTGCTTGCCAGAGTATGATAGAAGAG ATAAAAAACAGCGCCATTGCTGATGGAACCCTTCTTACTAAGAATTGGGACACTGAGCCACTGCTTCCTTTGGTACAAAATGTTGCAACCATTCCAGAAACAAG CAGTGCAAACAATTCAAGTCCCTCCTTGTCGACATCTACCAATAGGAGACGCCAAAAAAGTAGGTGGGAGCCTGTTGTGGAGGAAAAGGTTACAGATAAGGTGGAACCGGTAAAAGGGTTGGTGAATGGTACCACCCACAATAATTTGGAAGCCAAAAACAGAATG AGTAATAACTGGGATTCCAGAAAATTTTTCCAGTCTCATCATGCGACTGCAAACAAAGTCAGTCAGCGGCCTGCCAAGAAGCAAAAGATCAGCAGTTACTCAGATCAAATGCAAAATGGAAATGCTTCAAGTGATAGTGATAAGGAGCAGGATCTAACCAAATATTATGCCAGTGCAACCGCACTAGCAAATTCACCTGAGGAGAAGAAGCGCAGGGAGCATAGGTCAAAGCGTTTTGAGAAGAACCAGAATTCATCATCTAAATCGAGGAATTCTGCAGCAAGTAAAGATGTAATGGCTAATATACATGCACGAAGAGCTGTTTCAGCTCTTCTTGCCAGAAGCTGTGAAGATGGCACTACCTTGGCTGTGGAGGATATGGATTGGGATGCATTGACAGTAAAGGGGACATGCCAAGAAATTGAGAAACGATATCTCCGGCTTACATCAGCACCTGATCCTGCCACA GTAAGACCGGAGCATGTCTTGGAGAAGGCCCTTTCCATGGTTGAAACATCTCAAAAGAATTATCTTTATAAATGTGATCAACTGAAGTCTATTCGCCAAGATCTCACAGTTCAGAGAATCCAGAATGAACTTACTGTCAAG GTTTATGAAACTCATGCACGTTTAGCAATGCAGGCAGGTGACCTACCTGAATATAACCAG TGCCAGTCACAACTGAAGAGGCTATATGCAGAGGGAATCAAGGGCTGTTACTTTGAATTCTCTGCGTACAATTTACTCTGTGTCATGTTGCACTCTAATAATAAACGAGACTTGCTGTCATCATTGGCAAG GTTATCGAAACAAGCCAAACAAGATGAAGCTGTCAAGCATGCCCTTGCAGTTCATTCTGCTGTTTCATCTGGAAACTATGTCCTATTTTTCAAACTATACAAGCAGGCACCGAACTTGAATTCTTGCCTCATGG ATCTATATGTGGAGCGAATGCGTTTTGAGGCTGTAAAATGCATGTCTAAATCATATCGCCCGACTATACCAGTGGGATATGTTGCACAAATTTTGGGATTCTCAAGAATTGATAGTGAAGCATCAGAAGAGTGTGAAATGTGGTTAAAAGCTCATGGTGCTATTCTTTCAATAGACAACAGCAGAGACTTGCAATTAGACACGAAG GCTTCTACTACTACACTTTACATGCCAGAGCCAGAGAATGCCGTCGCACATGGTGATGCCTCACTTGCAGTTAATGACTTTTTGGCGCGGACATAG